The DNA sequence GCGCCTCCTCGCCGAGCGAGCGGTCCGCCACGGCGACGTCACGCAGGCCACGTCTCTTTATGTTCTCCATACATTCAACTCATCACCCCCGTGAGCAGCACGATCACTTCCTAGGGTCCCTGAAGCACGTGAAGGAAGGGACCCATGGAAGAACTCCGCGCAATCCGGGCTCGCGGTATCACGAAGAGCTTCGGTGATGTCGTCGCCCTGGACGGCATCGACCTCGATGTGACGCAGGGGCAGATCCACGGCCTGGTCGGACCGAACGGCGCCGGAAAGACGACGTTGCTCGGCCTTCTGCTGGGGCTCGCGGTGGCCGACAGCGGTCGCCTGGAGGTCCTGGGTACACCGGTCGAGCGGGTGCTCGACGCTCCCGACGGTGTCGCCGGCTTCGTGGACGGCCCCGCTCTCTACCCCTCGCTCACCCCACGGCAGAACCTCGCCGCGCTGGCCGCGCTCCGCGGCCACGACGCGCGCACGGCGGGGATCGACGACGTACTCGCCGAGGTCGGTCTCACCGACGTCGCCGACGACCGTACCCGCGGCTTCTCCCTCGGCATGCGCCAGCGGCTCGGGCTCGCCGCCGCCCTGCTGACCAGGCCCCGGCTGCTCGTGCTCGACGAACCGTCCAACGGCCTCGACCCCGCGGGCAAGCGGCACGTACACGGTGTCCTGGGCCGGCTCGCGGCCGGCGGAACCGCCGTCGTGCTCTCCAGCCACAACATGGACGACCTCGCGGCGCTGTGCTCCGGGGTGACCATCCTCGCCGCCGGACGCGTCGTCTTCTCCGGCCCGCTGTCCGAGCTGGCCACCGAGAACCGTGAACTCGACTACCGGCTGCTCACCTCCGACCGGCAGGCCGCCCGCCGGCTGGCGGACGACGCGCCGGGGATCGAGGTCGTCGACGACGCCGGGGTACGGCAGGACGCCGAACCGCTCGTCGTACGCGCCCTGGTGCCCGCTCTCGACCACCTCGTGGCGCGGCTCGTGGAGAAGGGCGTCGCGCTGCGCGAGCTCACCCCCGTGGTGTCGCCGCTCGAAGCCGCGTTTCTCGCCCTCACCGAGCAGCAGGAGGCGGACGGATGACCGCGACCCTCACCCGGAGCCGGGAACAGGAAGACGAGCAGGTGACCGAGGGCCGTCGCGTCCCCGTCACCCGCGCCTGTCGCTTCGAGCTCGTCAAGCTCCTCTCCCAGTGGCGGATCCGGCTGCTGGTCCTCGCCTGCTGGATCGCCCCCGCCCTCTTCGTCACCGGGGTGAGCCGGCAGAGCACGCTTCCCGTCGACACCCTCTTCGGACGCTGGATGCTCGCCTCCGGGTGGGCCGGGCCGCTGGTGATGCTCGGTTTCGCCGGGACCTGGGCGCTTCCGCTGCTGACCTCGGTCGTGGCCGGTGACGTGTTCGCCTCCGAGGACCGGCTCGGCACCTGGCGCCATCTGCTCGTGGCGGTCCGCTCGCCTCGGCGGATCTTCGTGGCGAAGGCGGTGGCCAGCCTCACCGTCCTGCTGCTGCTCGTGGCCGGGCTCGCGGTCTCCAGCACCGTCGGCGGCCTCCTCGTGGTCGGTAACCAGCCGCTGGTCGGTCTCGACGGCCATCTCCTGGCACCGTCGGACGCCGCCGTCTCGGTCCTGCTCTCCTGGGTCTGCGTCCTCGCTCCGACCCTGGCGCTCGCCGCACTCGGCTTCCTCGGGTCGGTCACGCTGGGACGGTCCCCGATGGGGCTGCTGGTGCCCGTGCTGGTCTCGCTCGCGATGGCGGTCGCTCAGATGCTGCCGCTTCCGGTGGCCGTACGCGTCGCCCTGCCGAGCTACGCCTTCATCTCCTGGAACGGTCTGTTCACCGACCCCCGGCAACTCGGCCCGCTGCTGATCGGCGTCGTTGTCAGCCTGGTGTGGGCCGTGGTCGCGACGGCGCTGGCCTATGTGCTCTTCCTGCGGCGCGACTTCACCAACCCGGCCCACGACGGTTCGGGCCGCCGCGCGCTCACCGTTGGAGTCCTGCCGCTGGTCGGGGTGGCCGCCGCGTCGTTCGCGGTCGTCGCCGCGACGACCTCGGCGACGGGCTCCGGGATCGAGCAGGACAAGGTGGAGCGCTCGCTCGCCACGGCGTTCGCGCACCTGTACCGCATGCAGACCGACCAGCTCAACCGGCCCGCCGTCACCGAGGACCAGTTGAAGGCCACGGCCTCGTGCGGCAAGGGAAGCACCAGGGTCGCGGCGGAAGGTCCGGGCAACGACTGGCGCTGCGTCGTGACCTGGCACCTTCCCGGCGTCGAGGCCCCGGGACAGGCCATCTACCAACTCGACGTCACTCCGGACGGGCGGTTCATGGCGGATGGCGATGGACCGAAGG is a window from the Streptomyces luomodiensis genome containing:
- a CDS encoding ABC transporter ATP-binding protein — protein: MEELRAIRARGITKSFGDVVALDGIDLDVTQGQIHGLVGPNGAGKTTLLGLLLGLAVADSGRLEVLGTPVERVLDAPDGVAGFVDGPALYPSLTPRQNLAALAALRGHDARTAGIDDVLAEVGLTDVADDRTRGFSLGMRQRLGLAAALLTRPRLLVLDEPSNGLDPAGKRHVHGVLGRLAAGGTAVVLSSHNMDDLAALCSGVTILAAGRVVFSGPLSELATENRELDYRLLTSDRQAARRLADDAPGIEVVDDAGVRQDAEPLVVRALVPALDHLVARLVEKGVALRELTPVVSPLEAAFLALTEQQEADG
- a CDS encoding ABC transporter permease; translated protein: MTATLTRSREQEDEQVTEGRRVPVTRACRFELVKLLSQWRIRLLVLACWIAPALFVTGVSRQSTLPVDTLFGRWMLASGWAGPLVMLGFAGTWALPLLTSVVAGDVFASEDRLGTWRHLLVAVRSPRRIFVAKAVASLTVLLLLVAGLAVSSTVGGLLVVGNQPLVGLDGHLLAPSDAAVSVLLSWVCVLAPTLALAALGFLGSVTLGRSPMGLLVPVLVSLAMAVAQMLPLPVAVRVALPSYAFISWNGLFTDPRQLGPLLIGVVVSLVWAVVATALAYVLFLRRDFTNPAHDGSGRRALTVGVLPLVGVAAASFAVVAATTSATGSGIEQDKVERSLATAFAHLYRMQTDQLNRPAVTEDQLKATASCGKGSTRVAAEGPGNDWRCVVTWHLPGVEAPGQAIYQLDVTPDGRFMADGDGPKEVNGYFLVRTPDGDAPNPLWQFDGNVELLDTTPKG